The following is a genomic window from Chryseobacterium ginsenosidimutans.
GAGGTCTGGAAGAGTTTGATGTTTGAGGTCTTCCCTGTGAAGGTTTGTTATTAGAATCCCTTTTCTGAGCAACCAGATTATCAGTATGGAACGGATGATTTTTTTCCACAGGAATTTTCATTCCGATTAGCTTTTCCGTGTTTTTCAGATTTAATAAATCTAAACCATCAACAAAAGAAATAGAATTACCTTCTGCACCGGCTCTTCCTGTTCTTCCGATTCTGTGAACATAAGTTTCAGAAACGTCGGAAAGCTCAAAATTTACGACATATTTCAATTCATCAATATCAATTCCTCTGGCTGCAATATCTGTTGCAACCAAGACTCTTGTTTTACCCGATTTGAAGTTATTTAAAGCGTTTTGACGCGCATTCTGAGATTTATTACCATGTATAGCTTCTGTTGAGATACTGCTCGACTGCAGTTTTCTAGCAATTTTGTCAGCTCCGTGTTTTGTTCTGGAAAAAACCAGTACGGAATCTGCAATATCATTCTTTAAAATATGCGTAAGAAGATCTAATTTATCATCTCTTTCAACAAAATAAACAGATTGATTGATTGTTTCTGCAGTAGATGAAACGGGCGTTACTTCTACTTTTACAGGGTTATTTAGAATAGAATCTGCAAGCTTTTGAATTTCTGAAGGCATTGTTGCCGAGAAAAATAAAGTCTGTCTTCTCTGCGGTAAAAGTTTGATAACTCTTTTCACATCATGTACAAAACCCATATCCAGCATTCTGTCGGCTTCATCCAGAACAAAAATTTCAATGTTTTTTAAGCTGATAATTCCCTGAGCGATAAAGTCTAATAATCTTCCGGGAGTTGCTACTAAAATATCAACACCTTTTCTCAAAGCCGTTTCCTGGCTTCCTTGTTTTACACCTCCGAAAATTACAAGATGTTTTAGAGGTAGATATTTTCCGTAAGCTTTAATATTTTCCTCGATTTGGATAGCCAATTCTCTTGTAGGAGTTAATATTAAGGCTCTGATATTTTTATTTGAAGGTTTGTTTTTAGAAAGATTTTGTAAGATAGGGATGGCAAATGCTGCCGTTTTTCCTGTTCCTGTCTGTGCGCATCCCAAAAAGTCTCTACCATTGACGATATCCGGAATTGATCTTTCTTGAATGGGAGTTGGGTTTGTATATCCTTGTTCCTGAATTGCCTTTGCAATAGGGTCGATTAAGTTTAAATCTGTGAAATTCAAATTGAATTGTTTTTTAATTAAATAAAAATTCCTTCAAAAGGAAGGAATTATAATTTGCAAAGGTAGTCTAAATATTTTTAAATGTGTTATTTCACTTTTGTCCATTGTTGGTTGTTTCTAAGATCTTCAAAAAACTTGTAAGCTTCAGAGAGTTTCTCAGTTCCTTTTTTACCATAATCTTCAACATTTTTTGAAGTTCCATCAGCAAAATTAATTCTTAAATAGGAAGTAGGAAGGTCGGTAACATTTCTTTCACCATACTTTTCATTTAAATTTTTTATGTCCAAGCCATCCAATAAGGTAATTAATTTATTATAATCTTCTTCTTTAATTGTTCCCTTAAAAGTTCCTTCACGAGGTTTGTCGAATTCTCCTTTTGAAAATCCTTTCGAGAAATTAAAATGTTCTGCTTCAAGTACAGCAGTTCTGTCCGGATTGATAGTAATTTTGAAAATAGGACAAGATCCGAAACAAGCTCCTGCTTCATATTCAATTTTAGAATATTTTGAATTCATTTTTTGAGAGTTGCATGAAAACAAAAAGACAAATGCACAAAGGGCTAATAAATATTTCATAGTTTAAAATTTCGATTGGTGTCTTTCAAGAATTGTTCCAAAAGTAAGAACTAAAAAGAATTAAACACAAATTTAATATTCAGAAAAATTATTTCGGATAAATTTTTGTTATTTTGAAGATTATAATTTACTATTTATTATGTACAATTTCCTAAAGTCGGTTGCTAAGAATATTATTCCTCAAACAGCTCTTATTAATAATGAAGAAAGATTTAGGAAGTTGCTGATTCCTTTTTATCGTGGTAAAAACCATGAATGTAACATTTGCGGAACTAAACTTAAAAATTTTGCACAACTTAATAATGGTGATCTTATCTGTCCCGTTTGCGGAAGTATTTCCAGAGCGCGCAGATTGTACAAGCTTCTCAACGAAGAATTCATGAAACCTACAATGAAAGTCCTGGATTTTTCACCGTTCAGAATTTTATATAAAAAATGGAAAAAGAAAAGTGACATCCAATATTTTGCTACAGATTTCGGAAGTGATTTTATAGCCGATTATCAATATGATATTACAAATATTGACTGTAAAAATGAAACTTTTGACCTGATTATCTGTTATCATATTTTAGAACATATCATTGATGACAGAAAAGCAATGTCTGAACTGCTGAGGGTTCTTAAAAAAGATGGAAAGGTTTTGATTCAGACTCCTTTTAAAAAAGGTGAGATTTATGAGGATTATTCTATTGTGACTGATGAAGGGCGATTAAAGCATTTCGGACAGGAAGATCATGTAAGGATTTATTCAGTTGTAGGTTTGGAAGATCGATTGAAAGAAGCTGGCTTTCAAGTTGAAGTAAGAAATTTTGAGGGAGACAAATATTATGGATTTTCACAGGATGAAAAAATTCTTGTCTGTACAAAATAATTTATTCCACCTTTTCCAAGACTGATTAAATCTTGATTCAAATGATCTTTGATTGTTTAACTTTTTCCGTTATCATAAGTGATTTTTAATGTTAAAGATTATGAATCTATCCAGTTTACACTGCACAGACTATCATAAGTTTAGGATATTTTATTAATATTTAAATTATAATTTATAAGAATTTCTAAAACTATTTTTGGATTAAGTTTATGAAACATGTTTGAAGGATATTATGCTGAAAAACATAATTAATAAACAGAGATCATATTGTTTAGATTATATTTGCTTGAAAAATAATTTTAACCATGAAAAAAACGATCATTTTACTTTCTGCTCTAATAGGATTTACAGCAAGCGCTCAATGGAATCTTACAGGAAATACAGGAACAAATCCGCCGTCTGATTTTATCGGAACTCTTGATAATCAACCATTAATTTTTAAAACAAATAATACGGAGAAGATGAGAATTAATCCTGACGGAAGATTTATATTTTTAAATCTTTCTTCAGCAGGTCAGGTTTGGGATAAAAATTTATTCTTCGGAGGTGGAGTAAATAATTCTACAAGTATTCTTAATACTGTTTTTGGAATCGGAGCTTTTACTCAAAATACGACAGGAGGAGGTAATACTGCTATCGGAAGTAATGTAATGTCAATATTATCAAGTGGGGATGGTAATACAGCTCTTGGTTCAGGGGCGATGAATTCGGGACAATCAGGTTCACATAATGTGGCAATAGGAACAAATGCTTTAGAGTCTTTTGTTTCCGGTACTGGAAATACTGCTGTAGGATCTCATGCAATGGCTTACGGATCAACTGGTACCAACAACACAGCTGTAGGTCTTAGTGTTTTGCGATATCTAAAAACCGGAAATGCAAACGTATCTATAGGTGGAGATTCTTTTAGAGCATTAGATAACGGTTCAAATAATATTAATGTAGGTTATTCCAATGCAAAAAATATTGTATCGGGAAGTAATAATATTTTTATCGGAACTAATATTACTCCTTATAATACAACATCACCAAGTAATGAGTTGAATATCGGAAATTGGATTATAGGAAACAACGGAATCATTGGAATTGGTCAATTTACTAATCAACTTCCGGCAAACGGCATTGCAGCAGACGGAGAAAAATATAGACTTTTCGTGAAAGATGGTATTAAAACTGAAAGAGTAAAAGTAGATATTGCAGCAAGTAATGGTTGGGCAGATTATGTTTTTGAAAAAGACTATAAATTAATGCCACTGAATAACGTAGAAAAATTCATCAACGAAAATGGTCACCTTCCTGAAGTTCCTACAACAGAAGAAGTAATTAAAAATGGTATAGAGTTAAAAGAAATGAATATTCTTCTTTTGAAGAAAATTGAAGAACTTACACTTTATACAATTGAGCAACAAAAAAGAATAGAAGCGCTTGAAAAAAAGTAAAATAATTATATAAGATGAATAATATGAAAAAGTTTTATATAACAATTATAATGACAATATTGCCAATACTTGTATTCTCACAAGGAGAAAATGATAATTGGTATTTTGGACAGAACGCGGGAGTGAATTTTACAGGAAGTACACCCGTAGCACTTACAAATAGCCAAATGTATGCAGAAGAAGCAGCTGGGACAGCAAGTGATGCTAGTGGGAAACTACTATTTTATACTAATGGTGTTGATATTTATGACAGGCAGCATCAGCTCATGCAAAATGGTACAAATATCGGAGGTGGTTTGTCTACCCAACAACTTGCTATCGTAAAGAACCCTGCTAATCCTAAACAGTATTATGTTTTTACTGCGGCAGAAATAGATAATCCGAATACTTATCTTGCTTATAGCATTGTAGATATGGATTTAGGGAATATCGGTGGAAACGGTCACCCACTTGGAATAGTGTTACCAAGTTCTAAGCGTATTCCTATCCTTAATAGTGTTGGTCACAAAATGAATACAGAGGCTGTTACAGTTGTAATGCATTCTGATTATAATTCATTCTGGATTGTGATTCCTTATGGAAACAATTTATATAGCTACAGATTGTCAACCACAGGGTTTAATCCGGTTCCTGTAGTAAGTAATTTAGGACTTTCAAGTCCATTAGATGGATCAAAATATTTTGGAATAAAAGCTTCTCCGAAAACTGAAATGTTTAAACCGTTTTCCAATTATCTTTCGATAAATATGTGGATGCCTGGAAATAATTATATGAATAAAGTGTATTCTTTTGAAAATTCTACAGGTCAAATTACCAATCATTTTTCTTTGAATATTGATACTTCAAAATCATATGTTTCTGAGTTTAGTAGCTATGGAAAAATATTATACTTAGGACAGGATAAAATATATGCAATTAATATGGATACTTCAGTTTCATTTCCTGTATTTAATCAAATATTTTCCGGTGCTTCCGGAGTATTTTTTTATGGAATGCAAAGAAATAAGTATGACAATATTTATTTGAATAATTTTGGTTCTAATTATTTAAGTAAAATTAATAATCCAGATACTTATGGAGGAAATAGTGTAAATGTAAATGCAGTTAATCTAAATGGAAAATACACTTATTTGGGATTACCACAACCGTTATTTTGGTCTTGGGCAGGAGTGACAGAATGTGTGATGGATCTTGCATTACAAACCCCTGAAACACACGCAGATCATACTTACTCTGTAAACGATTATATTATTACTTCAGGGAATTATTCTACAGATGTTAGTAATCAGTCAATAATAATGAAAGCAAATAACTTTATTAGATTAATGCCGAATACACACATTAAGGCAGGTTCCAATTTTCTTGCCAAGATAGCTCCTTGTGAAATTCTTGGAGAAGAAATGAAGCAAAGATCAGCAGTGAATAGTGATCAAAAAATTTCTTTAAATCTAGATTTAAGAGACAATATTGTTGATAATAATTTGATAAAAATCTATCCAAACCCTGTTTCAGATCTTTTAAACATTAAATCTAATTTGAAAATTGATAAAGTGGAAGTATACGATATTTCCGGTAAAAAGATTAATATAATATTAAATGATAATAAAATTGATGTTAAAAAATTTCCGACAGGATCTTATATCATTAATATAGAAATAAAAGAAGGGAAAATAACTAAGAAATTTATCAAAAAATAATATTCAAGTTTTAAAATTTCTATGACAAGGAGAAACGTTATTGTTTCTCCTTGTGTTTTTTTTATATTATTTAAATCTATACCCCACACCAGCCTGCAAAAATCCGATTTTAGTATCTAAACCGCTTTTACTCACACCAATAAAATTAAAGTGATATCTCGCATCCGCAAAGAAATGATCATTAATTTTATATTCTGCGCCTAAGAACGGAAATAAATTCAATGTTTTCACATTTTCGTAATCGTGAGAAGTTGATCCGTTTACAACTTGATCTGTTTTTACTTTTTCAGACAAATTGACACCAAAATTCATTCCGACAGAAGCTGATAAATTAGGAATAAAATAATACTTAGCAGAAATAGGAACCTGAATTTGTGTAAGCTGATAATCAAACTGTACGTTTCCTCTTTCTATAACTCCGGAGTCTGTAAAATCCACAACCGGAAAATCCTGTTTTCCACCAATCTGCGTGTAAA
Proteins encoded in this region:
- a CDS encoding DEAD/DEAH box helicase, whose product is MNFTDLNLIDPIAKAIQEQGYTNPTPIQERSIPDIVNGRDFLGCAQTGTGKTAAFAIPILQNLSKNKPSNKNIRALILTPTRELAIQIEENIKAYGKYLPLKHLVIFGGVKQGSQETALRKGVDILVATPGRLLDFIAQGIISLKNIEIFVLDEADRMLDMGFVHDVKRVIKLLPQRRQTLFFSATMPSEIQKLADSILNNPVKVEVTPVSSTAETINQSVYFVERDDKLDLLTHILKNDIADSVLVFSRTKHGADKIARKLQSSSISTEAIHGNKSQNARQNALNNFKSGKTRVLVATDIAARGIDIDELKYVVNFELSDVSETYVHRIGRTGRAGAEGNSISFVDGLDLLNLKNTEKLIGMKIPVEKNHPFHTDNLVAQKRDSNNKPSQGRPQTSNSSRPQNSGSKKPGTTPAVGGFKKPKNKNFTRKK
- a CDS encoding DUF6438 domain-containing protein, producing the protein MNSKYSKIEYEAGACFGSCPIFKITINPDRTAVLEAEHFNFSKGFSKGEFDKPREGTFKGTIKEEDYNKLITLLDGLDIKNLNEKYGERNVTDLPTSYLRINFADGTSKNVEDYGKKGTEKLSEAYKFFEDLRNNQQWTKVK
- a CDS encoding class I SAM-dependent methyltransferase, with the translated sequence MYNFLKSVAKNIIPQTALINNEERFRKLLIPFYRGKNHECNICGTKLKNFAQLNNGDLICPVCGSISRARRLYKLLNEEFMKPTMKVLDFSPFRILYKKWKKKSDIQYFATDFGSDFIADYQYDITNIDCKNETFDLIICYHILEHIIDDRKAMSELLRVLKKDGKVLIQTPFKKGEIYEDYSIVTDEGRLKHFGQEDHVRIYSVVGLEDRLKEAGFQVEVRNFEGDKYYGFSQDEKILVCTK
- a CDS encoding T9SS type A sorting domain-containing protein, which produces MKKFYITIIMTILPILVFSQGENDNWYFGQNAGVNFTGSTPVALTNSQMYAEEAAGTASDASGKLLFYTNGVDIYDRQHQLMQNGTNIGGGLSTQQLAIVKNPANPKQYYVFTAAEIDNPNTYLAYSIVDMDLGNIGGNGHPLGIVLPSSKRIPILNSVGHKMNTEAVTVVMHSDYNSFWIVIPYGNNLYSYRLSTTGFNPVPVVSNLGLSSPLDGSKYFGIKASPKTEMFKPFSNYLSINMWMPGNNYMNKVYSFENSTGQITNHFSLNIDTSKSYVSEFSSYGKILYLGQDKIYAINMDTSVSFPVFNQIFSGASGVFFYGMQRNKYDNIYLNNFGSNYLSKINNPDTYGGNSVNVNAVNLNGKYTYLGLPQPLFWSWAGVTECVMDLALQTPETHADHTYSVNDYIITSGNYSTDVSNQSIIMKANNFIRLMPNTHIKAGSNFLAKIAPCEILGEEMKQRSAVNSDQKISLNLDLRDNIVDNNLIKIYPNPVSDLLNIKSNLKIDKVEVYDISGKKINIILNDNKIDVKKFPTGSYIINIEIKEGKITKKFIKK
- a CDS encoding porin family protein; amino-acid sequence: MKKNFLFLLSLTISTIVNAQNSDSGSKLNFGIKGGYTLSTMKFFDTTLDSKSYFYAGIVAEQPISSKVSIQAEALYTQIGGKQDFPVVDFTDSGVIERGNVQFDYQLTQIQVPISAKYYFIPNLSASVGMNFGVNLSEKVKTDQVVNGSTSHDYENVKTLNLFPFLGAEYKINDHFFADARYHFNFIGVSKSGLDTKIGFLQAGVGYRFK